From the genome of Setaria viridis chromosome 1, Setaria_viridis_v4.0, whole genome shotgun sequence:
CTTTATCCATgattaatttttctttttggtttaCACATGGCAGCCAATGTATGCATGAAAGACAGAAAGTACACGAGGAGTTGATCTGCCAGAGACCAACGTATCTAACTATCTATGGTGCACAAGTCATTAGTAACCCGACTACTGTATATAGGCACAAAAGCATGATAATGCATGCGTTTTAGCCTCTACAAAAATATGCACAATCAGAATTATTTCCCAGTTCTTTGTTTTGAAATTAAAAGAGCTCTTCTAATTAAGGGTTTTGATCCAGcaggaaaaatatatatatttttgttcGATTAGGGGATATTAAGACATACGAGTTAATAATCTTAGAAAGATAAAATCAAATACTTCCACGGCACCGGGTGAACAAGAAAAATGTTAATCATACTGTGTTGAGATTTTGGTATACAATTGTTTGCTGTGGCCATCCTACTCACCTATATATATAGATGACCTATATGTTTTAcacctaaaaaaataaaaatagctaTCCTTAAGGATCATTATGCGTGACTTGCATTGTTCTCTCATATTGTCTGTCTGTGTTCATAAAAAAACTGCTACAGTTAGGATTAGCTTAGTAGCCAGTAACTTAGGCCAACATATGCAGAGGTCATTTGTGAAATTATGTACATACTCAAGTGGTTTCTTTTATATACCATTTTAATTAACTCCTAAGTTTAATTATCTCTTTATTAAAATAGAACTTTTAGAATCCGTACATAGATTGATACCTGATACTAATGTTAGGCAAGACGGATCTCTATAAAATCACATGCGTCATTATGACTTTGTTGACCCTTGTGATATATCATGTATTTGATTCTCTCTTGGCTATATTATATCTTTTGCACAATAAGAGTGTTGGACGATACTTAGCTGAATTATATTGATATTGCCCCATAAATATATGTGTTGTGCATTTTTATATTGAGGTTCTATCATGTAGTATGGATAGAGTGCAATATCTATAGATAAGAGTGTACCATTCTTGAATGAACTCAGAAGTTAGAAACAACATCTCATATCATCTGTTGACTAAATTTGACATAATTATTTTAAGAGACTGAATGAAAGGTGCATATAATGTATTCTCTCAAATTGTGTTTGAAAACTTTTTTGTGTTATTATAAAAAAGCAAGAAAATCAGTGGGATCTTGAATCTTAAATCCGAAACATTTATTTGGTGTGAGGCATGGGCAtacacccctacctagcgtatTTCACCTTCAACTTGAGTCTATTTTTTCAAATCACCTAGTTCCTCTAGTTTGGTcaagtttttatttatttatttggttTACCAGAAACATATATATACCTACACGGCTGAAATGTTTATCCATGCACATGACAAGATCATTTTCACCTGAAAATATGATTGGGTCCCTTTGAAGATGGTGTTAGTTTACTGTCAACATATCTACTGAAGTTGTAGCACTGTCATATATACGTACAGACATTTTCTTACAACTCAAGTATAACTCAAAGACGGGAAGGTTAAAACCGTTGGGATGGTGTCTCTTAGATTATTCTTATTTAAATGCGCATGGTTACTGAGTTGTAGGCAAGTGGTGGTATATGGAGCAGTTCTCTTATTGATCCAACCAATGAGAATATCTAGTAACACTTGGAACAATTCTCAGCTTGCAGAATACAATTGATCGCTACCTGAACCACACCAAAGGCACACCTACAAATGAAAAAGTTCATGAACCAGGTGTAGAGGTACACCCAATCCAATCCTTTCCCTCCCTCGTTAAATTATGTTCACATGTCACATCTCATATATATGTTTGTTAGGTTACTTTTATCAGttgcatcaaataaataaaCTTTTTTCATCTAATGCATAAATATCCAAAAATGCAAGTATAGATAGATGACTGAGTAAGAAGTATGCACAACATGTAGTATCATGTCATTGCAATCTGCATGCACATTGTCTTCTCCGTGacaatacacacacacacacacataattCTCAGTCCTGAATTGATTTGTTCGCGTGTGATGTTTATATGTACACAGAAGTGGAAATATGAGGTTACAACGTTGGGACAGAAGATAGACGCAATTGAGGCATACAGGAGGTGATGACAGCTGGCAGCTCTTGCTTTTAGAAATGAGAAGGAAAATCATATCAAGCTGATGTTAGGAATATCATTGTAAGCAATACAATTCATTGTATGTGTGCAGGAAGCTGCTTGGGGAGAGCCTTGGATCTTGTTCAATTCAGGAGCTACAAGAACTGGAGTTGCAGTTGGAGAAGAGCCTAAGCAGCATCAGGCAAAGGAAGGCAAGGAAAAGCAAAGTTATTTTGCTAGCTAGCTGTTCCTAGCTAGTGCTTGTTGCTGCATATTGCATGATCTAAGTTAATGATACATACAGTCATTACTGATGTCTATTGAAATTTGCTTTATCTATGGATGCTGAGCAGCAAAAGAAGCTGATGGATCAGATTTTGGAGTTGAGGGAGAAGGTATGTATGTATGCTATTGAGCATGTGCATGCACCAAATCCTTGAGATATATACAAAACTAATTAATAAGAAAGTGTTTCTGTATACGCAGGAGCAGAAACTCTCGAAGGAGAATGCGATGCTCCGCGATCAGGTACGTATATAACGAGAGTAATATGAAATAATCGATGTTTAATTCATCGACTATATGTGCGTGCAGAATGTTGTAAGTGCTTTATTGGGAAAAAAGGAAGGTAATTAATTTGTGGCAAATTAAAGTAGTAGGTCATTGACTGATCCATGTACTGCGTATACGTCGTGTGGTTGTACCAGCAGTGTAAAGCCCTGCCTCTGCTGGAGCTGAATGATAAGGGCCGTGtggatgctgctgctggtggcggcgaagaagaagaggatgatgTGCGCATGGAGGACGTGGAGACGGAGTTGGCCATCGGAATCGGAAGGAGACGGCCGAGTAATACTAGTGTTGGCGACGATGCATGAGAGCTAGCGCATGATGATGACTAGCATGATCGATGATGATGTATTTATATATGCATGTATGCCCCCGTGCTCTTGGATTAAGATATACATACGTGTTGATAAAGAAGAGGACACGGTCTCTGGTCGATGAATAACATATTTTGCATGCTGGGGATGCATACATATTCTGGTTGCAGTCATTTGTTTATAAACACCTCCTACAAATAATTATTTGGTATCACCTCCTACGTACGCTGGCTGTTTGTTCATGCCTCCAACATCAAGAGGAAACTTTTTGCTAATTAACTTTTACTGCTAAGTTATATTTCTATCTGGGCATAGATAATTATATATTAATGTGCAGCTTTGGTGGTGTTTCCCACCCAGTAGAGCATATTTTTCAAGTGGAATGGAATTACATGAAGGCCCAgtgcggtggtggcggcagcctgcctgcctgccgggGAAAGGCCCTCTCTCAAAGATAGTGCGGCCCACAAGGCATACGGGGCCCACGGAACAGCGAGTGTGCCATCCATTTGGTTTGGCCACGTGCTGCGGTGGCTTCCCGATCCCGCCATCCCTCACGCGCCCCCCACGtgccttggatggcccactgGCCAGGGACAGCGGCACAAGGGAAAGGGAAAATCCGCCTCGATTTCCTCGACGCCAAGCAACCCCCGTCTCCTTCTTCCCCATCTCTCCTATCTCCTCTCCCTCCGAGTCTGGTGCTCCCCGAGACGACGGATCGCCCGCCCAGATCCCCAGCTCCCTGCACCAAGGAGCCACCGGTCGCTGCTCGATCCACATCCCTCGCCGGCCTCCAAGCAGGTACCGTCTCCTAACTGATTCCGCCTCGTTTCCTCTTTCAATTTCGCCCGGATCTGCTTCTACCTCCATTCGGATCGGAGGCTAGCTCTGCAATTCCACCCTGCGGGGGTTGCCTCGTGTGCCACAGTTTTACTTACCCGAATCGTGTTTCCTTTAATTTAATTCTGCGGTGCAATTGCTTTGGTCAATTGCTGCCCAATTGCTTGATTTGATCCGGCAGGCAGGCGGCCTGTGCCTCAATTCCGTCATCAGGACAAATTGGCCCCTAGGAACGATTAGCAATTCACCTCTCTTTGCCCTAGAAAACATCCCCCCTGCTGAATCTGTTACCAGTCTCAGATCGCTTCCTTTGCAGGACAAAATTCATCTCATGTTGACTGCCTTAATTTAGTTTAGGACCACTCGATTAATATGCTGCACTGGTCCGTGATTTCTAGTCCAGGTACTTGCAAATTCCCGATTACCTTCTTAATAATATTCTCACAAGACCGACCACACAGATGCAAGGTCTAATTTTAGCATTTCACTAGATTTAGCAATTTCCTTCATTCGCAATACTACCGTTTTTTACAAACAATTGGGTCTCTGCTGTAAATAAAATTTACAATTCATGATCTCAACCAAATTAAGCTTATTTCTCCTCTCTTGCCACAGTGAAGGATCCTTATGAGCTGGTTGGCTGGGGCTCTACTCCAATTCTGGTGCTACTAAGATGGGTCAGGACCTGCTCAGCAACAAAGTTGGGACAAGACTAACCGTAGATGAAATAGCAGGCGCCTACCATTTCTCGCTCCTGCTCTCCCCTGTTGTTTCCTTCTGGGATTGCATCTTCCGCAAGATAAGATACTCATTCAGACCTGAGTGGGTGTAGCATCCTGCCCGCGCTCAACCCCCCTCTCTTTTAGCAGTAGCTGGTTTGCAAATAAATAGACGGGTGGGGGCTCTTAGGAAACCACCTAGCAAGGAGTCCAAAACAATGAACTTTGAAGGTTTTGTCTTTCCCTAATTATATATAGTAGCTGGTAGAGGAGTTTAGCTGGGAATAGTAAATAGCAGGCACAGTTGACATGGACAAGGCTATCATGAGCAATCAGGCAGGCAAAGTcttgaagaaaggaaaaaagaaacaggcCAAGGATGAACTGGATCGCCAGAAGCAGGCCGAGAAGAAGAGGCGTAGGCTAGAGAAAGCGCTGGCAAACTCGGCTGCCATTATCTCAGAGCTcgaaaagaagaagcagaagaagaaagaagaacagCAAAGGCTGGACGAGGAAGGTGCTGCGATAGCTGAAGCAGTCGCTCTTCATGTTCTCATAGGTGAAGACTCCGATGAACCCTGCCACTTGATGCTAAACAAGCACAGAAGGTGCAACCATTGGGATCCCTCGGCTGGCTTTGAATTCACTGTCGATGCACAAGCCACTGATATTTATCCTTCAGATGGACTGATATGCGCCAGCCATGCCACATTTGCTCCCAAAGGGAGGTGGGCTGATTGGGGGATTGGCCAGCCAATGCCATCTTGGGGAGAAGTGAGGGACCTCCAAGGTCCGTACTATCAAGGAACATTCCATCAGTCAGTTAACTGCCCTGGTTTCATAGCAGCCCAAGCAGTGTCGTCGTTGAAGATCAGAGAAGACTCGTCAGAAATCACCTCTCCAAGCCAAGGAGCAGCGGCTGCAACTGTAGTTAACAGGATGCTTGGTGGCACCAACAGGCTCAACCTTTACAGAGAGATATAAAAATACACTTTGTCATAGGATTGTATATAGTCACCAAACAGAAAGTGTTGACTACGTTGCCTGCAATATATAGTCTTCTGGTTTCCAAAGGAATGGATAGAACATCTTGTTTGCTGTTTTGTGAGTCTAAAAGGATAATTTGTATCAGTTAACATTGGTATTGTAATGAACGTATATGGTTTTGATTCCCGTTGCTTATCTTGCAAAAAGTGTTGAGACTTGGATTGCTGCTGTATATTTTCTCTCTGGTATGCTGTATCCTTCAGTACTCTCGCTGATTGCTTATCTTGGGTATGTTATATGAGCAGGCAGATTTAGGTGTTACATTGCTTCAGGCTTGTCAAAAGATTGCCTGCAGATTTGTGGGCCTGATAATTATTACTATATGTGAAAAATTCCTGTGTACCAATTATCTATCGCTGTATCGTGGCTTATTTGTGAGAATCGGAGTACCAGATCAACttttggaggagaagaggaagttgCTCCCTGAGATGAGATGGCGGTCCAGCGAGCGACAAACAGGAAACCCAAGCTCTGGTCCAGATTGAAGAATTTCCTTGCCAAGCATAGCAAGTTTTCCCGAGTGCAGTTGCACATTCTACATCTGTACCGGGAGCTTGCAATGAAGCAAGCTCATGTCAGCTTTTATCTTGTAGCCTTGTACATGTACTAGGTGGATGTTGAAATGGTGATGTCCCCCTGAGCTCCTTCTCTTCTGCTATTTTGACCTTGAATGATGATGATCCTTCTTCCCTTGTGCCATTCTTGCTGCGGTTTCCTTATTTCTACCTGCTGCAGAGTAGCATGCTGCATTTACCTGTCCTCTTCCTGTCAAGTATTGAGTGTGATGAGGCCGCTCGCAAACGTTGGTGACAGCTGACTGCAGAGGATGCATCGGTGATCTCTCTCGACTCAAAGTCAGAATTGCATGCTATGACTAACTGACTAGTGCCTAGCTAGGGTCCTGGCCTATATATGTATGGGGCAGGCTCCTGCATTATTGGCCCTCCTGTGAACAGTGACTGGTGCATTATTGGTTTTCTTTTCCCATTAGCAGCATTCAGCAATCCATGCATGCTCCCTCCCGTTTTGTACATGCAATGGAGTTGGTTGAAAGAGAGAGGAAAACACACACACATCCATAATAACGACAACAATAGGGTAATTGTAAGCTAAGCCATCTCTACTGCTGAATCCCCCCttgcaaagaaaaaacatggCACATTTTATTGTGGTGTGTAAGGCAATTTGAAATATTAAACTAACTGTATAATTTATATGCGTTATTAAATAAGCTTATAATTGTTAATATCAGTACAAGTATTCGATTGTTTAATAATAGCAGTATTCCTTCCTAGGACAGGACTGCATGCATGACTACTGGAGGGCATGCCCCGCATCACCACTATACTGTTGTAGTAGGCTAGCTAGCTGTATGCTTGCCGTCAGCTCGATGAGCAGTCAGAGATGAGTGAGGTTCCTCCGTTGGATCCGGCCGTATCGATGGCCAGCCTTTCCCCCAGGCCAATAATGCATGGAACAGCGATCCAtgcatatatacatgtatggttaattaattattacatcatTGCATATCATCCATCGCATATTTATTGGACCCTTTTGGATAGCTGGGGCTGaactttaaccctgtcacatcggatatttgatactaattaggagattaattaggagtattaagtataaactaattacaaaactaattatacagatggaggctaatttgcgagatgaatctattaagcctaattagtccatgatttgacaatgtggtgctacagtaaccgtttactaatgatggattaattaggcttaggacctgtttggatagcagtgctaaactttagcacattgAGCTGTTTAGatactgtgctaaagtttagcacatttgGTGGAAAATGACAACATTACCCCTCATTTACTCCTCTTAAATTGcagcggaagagagagaggggagcaatggtgggaaaaagtggagggggggaccacttttagcactattAGCACCCTTTAGCACCCCTTAAGTGTGCCAATGAAAAAgagtgtgctaaactttagcacaccacttttagcacacctgtttggatacccaagtgctaaaagggtgctaaagtttagcaccccgtatccaaacaggactttaatagattcgcctcgtgaattagtctagaatttctgcaattagttttataattagcttatgtttaatcctttTAATTAGCACACATGTTTGGATacccaagtgctaaaaggtgctaaaagTGGGGTGAGTTTAGCACCCCGTATCCAAATATGATATTAATAGATGCGCTTC
Proteins encoded in this window:
- the LOC117866282 gene encoding MADS-box transcription factor 23 isoform X3: MVTTAAAPDGDVDQRQQILPAEASKKKGRRGRREMRRIEDTTSRQVTFSKRRSGLLKKAYELSVLCDAEVALIVFSPRGRLYQFASATDLQNTIDRYLNHTKGTPTNEKVHEPGVEKWKYEVTTLGQKIDAIEAYRRKLLGESLGSCSIQELQELELQLEKSLSSIRQRKQKKLMDQILELREKCFCIRRSRNSRRRMRCSAISSVKPCLCWS
- the LOC117866282 gene encoding MADS-box transcription factor 23 isoform X4 is translated as MVTTAAAPDGDVDQRQQILPAEASKKKGRRGRREMRRIEDTTSRQVTFSKRRSGLLKKAYELSVLCDAEVALIVFSPRGRLYQFASATDLQNTIDRYLNHTKGTPTNEKVHEPGVEKWKYEVTTLGQKIDAIEAYRRKLLGESLGSCSIQELQELELQLEKSLSSIRQRKQKKLMDQILELREKCFCIRRSRNSRRRMRCSAISVKPCLCWS
- the LOC117866282 gene encoding MADS-box protein SOC1 isoform X1; translation: MVTTAAAPDGDVDQRQQILPAEASKKKGRRGRREMRRIEDTTSRQVTFSKRRSGLLKKAYELSVLCDAEVALIVFSPRGRLYQFASATDLQNTIDRYLNHTKGTPTNEKVHEPGVEKWKYEVTTLGQKIDAIEAYRRKLLGESLGSCSIQELQELELQLEKSLSSIRQRKQKKLMDQILELREKEQKLSKENAMLRDQQCKALPLLELNDKGRVDAAAGGGEEEEDDVRMEDVETELAIGIGRRRPSNTSVGDDA
- the LOC117866282 gene encoding MADS-box protein SOC1 isoform X2; translated protein: MVTTAAAPDGDVDQRQQILPAEASKKKGRRGRREMRRIEDTTSRQVTFSKRRSGLLKKAYELSVLCDAEVALIVFSPRGRLYQFASATDLQNTIDRYLNHTKGTPTNEKVHEPGVEKWKYEVTTLGQKIDAIEAYRRKLLGESLGSCSIQELQELELQLEKSLSSIRQRKQKKLMDQILELREKEQKLSKENAMLRDQCKALPLLELNDKGRVDAAAGGGEEEEDDVRMEDVETELAIGIGRRRPSNTSVGDDA
- the LOC117862189 gene encoding uncharacterized protein, which gives rise to MDKAIMSNQAGKVLKKGKKKQAKDELDRQKQAEKKRRRLEKALANSAAIISELEKKKQKKKEEQQRLDEEGAAIAEAVALHVLIGEDSDEPCHLMLNKHRRCNHWDPSAGFEFTVDAQATDIYPSDGLICASHATFAPKGRWADWGIGQPMPSWGEVRDLQGPYYQGTFHQSVNCPGFIAAQAVSSLKIREDSSEITSPSQGAAAATVVNRMLGGTNRLNLYREI